In the Deltaproteobacteria bacterium genome, ATTGCCGGAGACGCAGAATTTGGTCGACACCTTCCGCTCGCTCACTCGCGACAGTGCCTATCTCGCTGGCCTCGTCGCTCTGCTCGCATACGAAGCCCAGATTCCGGCAGTCGCAGAAACCAAGATTGATGGACTACGTCGTTTCTACGGCATCAACGACGATCGTGGACTTTCGTTCTTCCAAGTCCATCTCCAAGCCGATCGTTTTCATTCTGACACCGCAAGGCAGATTTTGCGTGAGTACCTAACCAGCGAAGAAGCAGAGTCTCTTGTTCCCGCCTGTAAGCAAGCCTTAGACGCGCTCTGGGGCATGCTGGATGGCGTCTACGCGCAGTATTGCTAGTAGTCAGTCCTGTTGATTCTGAGAGGTGAACGTAGCGGCGTCATTCCCGCTTTCGCGGGAATGACGTCTCTGATCATTGGGCCATGCACTTGCGACTGATGCGCAAGCGAGGCGCGGTCACATTGTCAGAAAACAGGCACAGACTCACCAAAAACCATGCCATTCGCCGCTTCGTGTTAGTGACAAGGGAAATGCCAGAATTCAGCAGGAGAACGTGCGCCCAAGAACAGAGAAGGTACAAATTACCGCAAGCGAAGGGTCGAACTTGCCGCGGTGGGGAGCTTTTGACATAGACTCA is a window encoding:
- a CDS encoding CADD family putative folate metabolism protein → MLSTIETLIEERHLLKHPFYQAWSAGTLTLSALQEYSKQYYRQVEAFPTYVSAVHANCPVLLVRQQLLENLIEEERGVENHPELWMRFAEALGVNRDDVAKAVPLPETQNLVDTFRSLTRDSAYLAGLVALLAYEAQIPAVAETKIDGLRRFYGINDDRGLSFFQVHLQADRFHSDTARQILREYLTSEEAESLVPACKQALDALWGMLDGVYAQYC